A single Vulcanisaeta distributa DSM 14429 DNA region contains:
- a CDS encoding pantoate kinase → MIIIDVPLHITSIWLPIYGNDPVNTGSLGCGIVIRPGVRFMFKPTASPTRYGIDHVDLALRELGVNAEVNYSSPVQLGVGYGMSAALALGTALGAAVIARKPLIKAAQVAHVIEVRLGTGLGDVIAEYYGGGIELRLRAGAPGIGIIDRIPYPRDLAIVTADLGRYSTSDMLRELRDKLATLGSKYVNELISEPTYEKFTELSTAFSREVGFLTRDLEDRVKPCARYADAYYVKKRVLVFLTRRDEVEALINCLRTVGYEVRVFEPSNEGVRVMINKDVFK, encoded by the coding sequence ATGATAATCATCGACGTGCCGCTTCACATCACGAGTATTTGGTTACCGATATATGGAAACGACCCAGTGAATACGGGTTCTTTGGGCTGCGGCATCGTCATAAGGCCCGGGGTGAGGTTCATGTTTAAGCCGACGGCCAGTCCTACTAGGTATGGCATTGACCACGTGGACCTGGCACTTAGGGAGTTGGGCGTTAATGCGGAGGTTAATTACTCATCGCCCGTGCAGTTAGGTGTTGGCTATGGTATGAGCGCCGCACTCGCGCTAGGCACAGCCCTGGGCGCCGCCGTAATTGCGCGTAAGCCGTTAATAAAGGCAGCCCAGGTTGCCCACGTGATTGAGGTGAGGCTTGGTACCGGGCTCGGCGATGTGATTGCAGAGTACTACGGAGGGGGCATCGAACTAAGGCTAAGGGCTGGTGCCCCTGGGATCGGCATCATTGATAGGATCCCATACCCACGGGATTTAGCGATCGTAACCGCGGACCTGGGTAGATACTCGACGAGTGATATGCTCCGTGAATTGAGGGATAAATTGGCAACGTTAGGCAGTAAGTACGTAAATGAATTAATCAGTGAGCCAACCTATGAGAAGTTCACGGAACTAAGCACGGCATTCTCCAGGGAAGTGGGCTTCCTAACCAGAGACCTTGAGGATAGGGTAAAGCCATGCGCACGTTATGCCGACGCCTATTACGTTAAGAAGAGGGTCCTGGTATTCCTAACGCGTAGGGATGAGGTCGAGGCATTAATTAATTGTTTAAGGACCGTCGGTTATGAGGTGAGGGTCTTTGAACCATCAAATGAGGGGGTTAGGGTAATGATTAATAAAGACGTATTTAAATAA
- the hisD gene encoding histidinol dehydrogenase, translating to MPSLRLSKESLLNEFRRVRTLDKYVDAVRAIVNDVKARGDEAVIEYTRKFDGVALTKIEVDIDELRVLASKVDKDTAQAIDAAYRSVEDFNRRLMPRDFEEECCGLIRGVRWVPIGRVGIYVPRGYFSTLIMTGVIARVAGVKELVVTTPPNGDGSISPEIAYVALKLNARVFRVGGPQAVAAMAFGTESIPKVDKIVGPGNAYVQAAKYLVSQYVGIDGIEGPTELVVCADPSVDPGVVALDIMAQLEHNSAIAVVITWDEKYLNAIESRLNNLNYLSTLVDGPKDCVDLINELAPEHVTLWGLGNLINNIRNAGAVSISMPSAMIDYVAGPSHVLPTESSARWRGALSVYDFLKPVAYVKAVSKDLVSDLARHGASLAVREGFNNHARSITEWLLTGNLDKSS from the coding sequence GTGCCTTCCCTGAGGCTAAGTAAGGAGTCACTCCTTAATGAGTTTAGGAGGGTGAGGACTTTAGATAAGTACGTAGATGCTGTCAGGGCTATTGTGAATGACGTTAAGGCTAGGGGTGATGAGGCCGTGATTGAATATACTAGAAAATTCGATGGTGTCGCGCTTACGAAGATTGAGGTTGACATAGATGAGTTAAGGGTGCTGGCGTCTAAGGTCGATAAGGACACTGCGCAGGCAATAGATGCGGCTTACAGGTCCGTGGAGGACTTTAACCGTAGGTTAATGCCCAGGGATTTCGAGGAGGAGTGTTGTGGGTTGATTAGGGGGGTTAGGTGGGTGCCGATTGGGAGGGTTGGGATTTACGTGCCCAGGGGTTATTTCTCGACACTCATAATGACGGGTGTCATAGCCAGGGTGGCAGGTGTTAAGGAGTTGGTGGTGACGACACCGCCGAATGGGGACGGCAGCATAAGCCCGGAGATAGCCTACGTGGCGCTCAAGTTAAACGCCAGGGTGTTCAGGGTGGGTGGTCCGCAGGCCGTTGCTGCCATGGCCTTTGGGACGGAGTCGATACCCAAGGTTGATAAGATCGTTGGACCAGGTAATGCCTATGTGCAGGCGGCTAAGTACCTGGTCTCGCAGTACGTGGGTATTGACGGTATTGAGGGCCCAACCGAGCTTGTAGTTTGTGCGGACCCATCGGTTGATCCGGGCGTCGTTGCCCTGGACATTATGGCTCAGCTTGAGCATAACTCGGCGATCGCGGTGGTAATTACCTGGGATGAGAAGTACCTGAACGCCATCGAGTCGAGGCTCAATAACCTAAATTACTTATCAACGCTCGTTGATGGGCCTAAGGATTGCGTGGACTTAATAAACGAGTTGGCGCCAGAGCACGTGACGCTATGGGGCCTGGGGAACCTAATTAATAATATTAGGAATGCCGGTGCCGTGTCCATTTCAATGCCCTCCGCAATGATTGACTACGTTGCCGGCCCAAGCCACGTATTGCCCACCGAGTCCTCCGCTAGGTGGAGGGGTGCCCTCTCGGTTTATGACTTCCTGAAGCCCGTGGCCTATGTTAAAGCCGTTAGTAAGGACTTGGTAAGTGACTTAGCAAGGCATGGAGCCTCACTGGCTGTGCGGGAGGGCTTTAATAACCACGCTAGGTCAATAACGGAGTGGCTACTTACGGGCAATCTCGATAAATCGTCGTAA
- the hisH gene encoding imidazole glycerol phosphate synthase subunit HisH produces the protein MVRVGIINYGVGNLGSLINAFRRVGSEPTIINEPGEFMNVNAIVLPGVGSFDAAMSRLDKFKDALTGIRGSMPILGICLGLQVMFEASDEGSLGGLSWYPGRVNRLKGPRVPHIGWDLVKTVKPCELLSDNGYFYFMHSYAVINPGGEIPYSGITHYGGDSILSVLCDERVVTFGVQFHPEKSSKNGLEVLRRFIEIARK, from the coding sequence ATGGTTAGGGTCGGCATTATAAACTACGGCGTAGGTAACCTGGGAAGCCTAATTAATGCATTTAGGAGGGTTGGTTCTGAGCCTACGATCATCAATGAGCCTGGTGAATTCATGAACGTGAACGCCATAGTGCTTCCAGGCGTTGGCTCCTTCGACGCCGCCATGTCCAGGCTTGATAAATTCAAGGACGCACTGACAGGGATTAGGGGTTCAATGCCGATACTCGGTATTTGCCTTGGACTACAGGTAATGTTTGAAGCCAGTGATGAGGGTTCACTGGGTGGCTTATCATGGTACCCAGGCCGAGTCAATAGGCTGAAAGGGCCTAGGGTGCCACACATTGGTTGGGACCTCGTGAAAACAGTGAAGCCCTGTGAATTACTTAGCGATAATGGGTACTTCTACTTCATGCATAGCTACGCCGTGATTAACCCGGGCGGTGAAATACCGTACTCGGGAATCACGCATTACGGAGGAGATAGCATACTCAGTGTGTTGTGTGATGAAAGAGTCGTAACATTTGGCGTTCAATTCCACCCAGAAAAGAGCTCCAAAAATGGCCTTGAGGTATTACGACGATTTATCGAGATTGCCCGTAAGTAG